One genomic region from Anguilla rostrata isolate EN2019 chromosome 2, ASM1855537v3, whole genome shotgun sequence encodes:
- the tmem101 gene encoding transmembrane protein 101 encodes MAAPSRKEALRLLTRFGAIILTRFGFWNCFSMLMLFAERADIKRKPDIQVPYLYIDMGAAVLCASFMSFGVKRRWFALGAALQLAVSTYASYIGGHVLYGDWLKVRMYSRALAIIGGFLVLASGAGEVYRQKPRTRSLQSTGQVFLGIYLICVVYSLQHSQEDRMAYLNHIPGGELTLQLLFVLYGVLALSFLSGYYVRLAAQILATLLPLVVLFIDGNIGYWHHTRHVEFWNQLKLIGHNVGIFGAVLILATDG; translated from the exons ATGGCTGCCCCCAGCAGAAAGGAGGCTTTGAGGCTGCTCACTCGATTCGGAGCGATTATTTTGACCCGATTTGGGTTTTGGAACTGTTTTAGTATGCTGATGTTGTTTGCTGAGCGAGCAGATATTAAAAG AAAGCCAGACATCCAGGTCCCCTATCTGTATATCGACATGGGAGCTGCCGTCCTTTGTGCCAGCTTCATGTCATTCGGTGTGAAAAGGAGGTGGTTTGCACTGGGGGCTGCTTTGCAGCTGGCTGTCAGCACTTACGCCTCGTACATCGGAGGACATGTGCTTTACGGGGATTGGTTGAAG GTGCGGATGTACTCCAGGGCTCTCGCCATCATTGGTGGCTTCCTTGTGCTGGCTAGCGGAGCTGGGGAAGTGTACCGTCAGAAGCCCCGCACCAGGTCCCTGCAGTCCACTGGACAGGTCTTCCTGGGGATATACCTCATCTGCGTG GTGTACTCCCTCCAGCACAGCCAGGAGGATAGGATGGCCTACTTGAACCACATTCCCGGCGGGGAGCTCACCCTGCAGCTGCTGTTCGTGCTGTACGGCGTGCTggccctctccttcctctctggcTACTACGTGCGCCTGGCCGCCCAGATCCTGGCCACCCTGCTACCTCTGGTGGTGCTCTTCATCGACGGCAACATCGGCTACTGGCACCACACCCGGCACGTGGAGTTCTGGAATCAGTTGAAGCTGATTGGGCATAACGTGGGCATCTTTGGGGCGGTGCTCATCCTGGCCACAGACGGCTGA